One Coffea eugenioides isolate CCC68of chromosome 2, Ceug_1.0, whole genome shotgun sequence genomic window, TAGATCTTGAGACCTCAACTATAGTCACTAAGCCAATTATTATTACCATATCTTTGCATTTTTATACTTTTCCTATAACtctctattttttcaaaatatcaataCTAAACTCTATTTAATAAATACTCGTTAAATATACCCTTAAACAAATTAATTCACCCAAATTATGGCAAATatataagtgaatatttaatatCTTTCTCCCTTTAAATGTTGGtcgtgtttggattgcaattttctgaagtttttgtagaaaatgtAATGTAGCGATTTGATTTctgtgaaataaaaaggtgattagaaAATGTATTCACTGAAAACGTAGAGATTTTTTATGGAAAATCTCTTTCCTAATATTTTTGAAAACTACAGCAAATGATATTGCTATAAGCCCCTCCCCCATTGAAAAAGTTAGAGGAAAAAAATgatattttgttatttggtttGTCTAACAGGTATTCATAGGGCACTCGTTAAGATATATTTCAggtgttatattttttaaaatctaaaattaattagaaaaaataaataaatacaagagagGGTGTGCAAGATTAAATTGAGAAAGTATATAAATACAATGGAGGATAATAATTtttagcatatatatatatggtaggTTAGATGAATATTATTTGTGTTAACAATTACCTTAAGGACAGCCGTTAGTCAACCCATTGTTATTAGCCAAGTTTTATTGCCACAGCAATATTGTTTTCAATGTCCATATCACTAATCACCTTTACAAGAATTGACCATAATTACTGCTGTGACAAGGTTATTAATAggtattaaaaaaatttgtccTGACATTTACGTTATTATTGCTGTGGCGATAACACCAACCAACGACTACATATTCATACACAGAAGTAACATCTGACCATTTGGGCGTTTGTGATAGTTCGAGTTTTACTTTCAACAATAGATAATAAACACACATACCCATACCCAGAATCTAAGATAACTCCAGAAGTTTACTCAAAAGGCAATTACTAACTTATGAGTAAACCTGAGGATCTTAAATCCTACACACACATACTTATCACCACCGACGTGGGAACAaggatttttgagttttactatttttgaattCTATTTAAATTTTTACTAGTATTTTTCACTATTGTGAACTCAAACAGTAAGTGTGAGGGTCAGTTACAATTTGAATGAGTTATCTGGTGTATTGAAATCATAATTGTGGATCATACGGTTGAAAGCAACAACCCGACCACCAAAGCCTTTAAGGCTTGATGGggtgggaggtcaagggttcaaaTCTTGTCTCCTATCACTTACCATTATATGTGACTGTCATTTTAAATAACTTAAATCCATACGTCTTGaaagacaaaaaataaataaaaaagattatACGATTGAAAGATGCACCAAATTATTTGATACTAAAAATAAAACTTAGCCCAATAAAAATTTGTTCGAATTTGGCTCGCTAACTAATTAAACCAAACATGGATATCATTTTGTGTTGGTTAAACTTTAGAACTAAACTCCAGGTTAGCTCGATTAGcataaaatttgatatttatatataaaaacaTCATACTATTTGGATTCGATTTGATAAAAATTCATTTGAGCTCTACTGGAGGAATAATCGAGTCAAGTAACATATAATAAAAACCATGAGAGGTAAATTTTCCTACACAAAAATTCACTAACCTGGCCCTAGTCATGTCAATATCAGAGTTGATGGGTTCCCAAGACATTAGAAGCTAATTGGTTGAACTGATACGGAATCATGCTGATAAGATACATAAACTTCTTGTAAACAATGATTAGATCCTGCTTTCTGTACGAAATGGTCGGACTTAAGTGCCATGCAACCCCATTTGGACGACAAAATGTCCTTCATGGATTCCACTTTCTATACAAGCCAACCATATACCTTCTTGATGCGTAACGcatccgtttggattagttatttttgaaggtgtttcaaaaaaattttattgtagcagAGTTTCTATAGTatgttttgaaatatttttagaaaatattttgggatatttaaaagtagaagagtttttagaatatattttgagatattttttaaacattaaaaaaaatttagactactttttagagtactttttaaaaattttaaaaatagtatttgaaaaactCTTGAATCCAAGCAGCAAAGTTTTTCCAATCTTTAAGTACCTGATAAAGTTGAGGTAATATAAGATGAACTTGATACTTAAGGTAGACAAAGTAGAGCCATGTAGCaatatttcaattttctttgGTAAACCAACACAACCTCGAAGACACTTTGAAGGAATATAACCGGCCAAATGATTAGTCTAATTTTAATGTTTTAGCATACGATACTATGAAAGATGGCAAAAGCAAGCTCTTGCATCAATAATGACTTCCATTACCAAACTACACAAATTCTTCTAAACACAACATGGTACCACTTGTGACGATGATGCAATCCACATCTATGAaagaattttttggtttattaAAATTAAAGAGAATAAGTGTTGAATGATTTTGTATTGATCTTGAAACAAGAGATAAATCCCTTTTGgtcccttttttgttttttctttcggAACCCTTTTGTTCACCttctaaaaaataatttgcctatttggattgcaattttttggagtttttgtagaaaatgtATATAGTGATTTGATATGTATtcgataaaaagatgattagaAAATATGTTCACGAAAAATGGCTTTCCAAACAATTAAGctcaaaatgtcatcaattttttttctgtCTCGAAATTAAGctcaaaatgtcatcaaaattAAGCTCAAATGGCTTTCGAGACATTTTTTCTGTCTCGAAATGGCAAAAACCTCAAATATAAGAGAAAATGAACAAAGTGTCATCAATTCACAGTGGAGCAGAGATGCAATTTAATTGAGCTCAAAGTCTTCATTGCATTATCTATACAGAGAGCAATctctataatttttttattcacAACAACCTCAAATGTTCATAATGCCGTCTACCAAACCAACAAGTGTAGTGCATTAATTCCGAATCATTTGACACCAAATCCTCGTCAACAGGCCGGCCTGCAATCCCAAATATCTCCAATCTATTAGTACTAATAATTGGAATGTCTAATATTCATTGTGACGGTTCAGTTCCTCAAATGTATGTATTCTTTGACAATTAGCATGATTTTTGTATACATTGCATGTTCTCCCAGTCCCCCAAGGTTGGTCTACTTCATATTAATTAGTGATATTAATATTATGATTTCTAGTTGTTTATCTTTAAACTCCATCCTTGATCACACATTTAGGAGTTGGTAATGCATTTCTGAGTTGTCAGACATTTTATAATTCCAAAATAATTTCCGGGTCacgaatttcaattttttttattcattttcatttttaatgCATTTCGTGAAATGTTCTAAAACCAAATGTTTTCAATCTGTGAAATCGTCTGGAACTGTTGATTGAACTGTGAAGTTTAATTTCAGATTGGCAGGATTCAACTTCCTTGTTTTGAGGCAAAGGAAAAGCtaaagtcttttttttttaactagtAAAAAGGGTTAACTGCAGTTTccagtttttcaatttttagtaAAGGGGAAAAAATTTATCTCGGGGGATAACGTTTGCAGTAATTTTTTTATGCACTGTTAGTGTATACACGAGAGGGTTTAGATGTATGACACATAATgtgatttcaaatttgaaattcattttctaCATAGGTGACATATATCTACACTTGTTAGTGTAAAAAATTCACTACATTAACAGTGGATAAAAACTTAATTCTAACGTTTAAATGTCCAAATTTGGGTGAAGTTTGCCAAACTCTTTTACTTCCACCTTTTACTTGAGGACATTTATGTGCATTCCTGGCAAAACAAgggtggaaaaaaaaattccactTAGGACAACTCTTTCTCCATAAAGATAAAATAAGATAGttataaataaattaataattttacaAACTATGTCATGGATGGTGAAAATTACAATTGAATAACACTACAAATTAACCACAAGCAGGAGAAGATAACAGAGTACAACTATATATTACATAGGAAAAATGTAAAAGGGGTGCCTTACTTGTTCAATTGATTGCATTGTAGAAGTCCCAAGTTTCAACTCCATTGACCCccgatttttctttttcttttcataagAAGCAAATTTTATTAACGGATTGTTGAAAATCGTTTAGCACGATTTGATTTATATCACTGTCCATTTTTTTACGTCACTGGTTTTAATGACATGCTAAACATGCACGGTCGTAAAAAGAAgattatcatgagaatgaaaagaaattaaaaatcatgaaattgTCATAAAGGAATGGTAAGAAATCAAGTACTAATTTTATATACTACCAAACATCACAACAACACCAAATTTAAAGGCATTGTACTTAAACCAAAGTCTCTTTGAATATGCCTTTGACAGGCGAACCCATAAGGATTATCCAAACTAATAAAGGAAAAGGGAATCAAGAATTGCAGGCGTGAATGATTGGCCATGAATGGCGGAGGTCGTGATGGAACCATGCTGgctttgtttttaatttttcttttctttttttggtatgGATTTACACTTGATCAATAGTtaattttttggattatttggAACATATACCTAATAtcagaggttttttttttttttttgaaatgttcATCATACATCATTCTAAATCAGTCTCTAGGCATCAGCTTTCAGTTGCTAATTTTTGGGATACAATCATACTCAAACCAATTGAGCTTTTCCTAACATCATGGAAGTGGTGGACTACATGCTTGAAGGTCTATTATCCACTTGTGATATATTAGATTTGgctttctggattttttttaaaaaaatattaatctCATGGTCAATGATCTATCTCAATGAATGCAAAACTGCTGTAACTAGATGCAGAAATATGCACCAACCATGCCTGGTGGTTTACTCATCTCCTATTCCCCTCCTGCTCGAACAATCTTGCTGAATATGGTACATACAACAGAAAAAGAGAGTAAAGAACAGACGACATAAATGATTTCTATATCAGTTTTGTTCTTATCCATATATTCTCCCCATTTCTGCTATGGAGCCAATAAGAAAGGCAGCAAATTTACagaaggaaaatcaagaaaaactaCTATAAACAACTATGTAACACACTCATCAGTGGGgcaccaaaaatttcaagatcaCCACTGGACACTCCCAGTTACTGGAACTGTTTCTATTACCACTTCATGTCATTTCTCTGTCTATGTATCTTCCTGTCTTTCTGTCTCTGTCTTTGCAATCCACACCAGAAAGCTTGTGAACAcgaaaagagaaaggaaagagcAAGGAAACAAAATCCCTCCGGAGAAACTGCATGGCTGTTTTTAGCCCTTTCTATTGCCCCCAAAGCAAATCTCATACCGCGTTTCTCACTTGCTGTTCCCTGCTTTTCTTTTTGCCTCACTGGAAAGTGCTTGCTTCCCAGCCTTTGTTATTGGTGAATTAATCCCATTGGAAAGTCTTCTTGATGGTGGAGCAGGAATTAAACTCCtaataacatcaaaacataCAAATTAGACCAATATTGCACAATTCTGAAGACACAATAAACACCAGGGAAAAGTTTTCTTCAATCCCTCAATCACATTTGGTCTTGTTACCAACTATGCCTTCCTTAATTTGAAAATTGATAATCATATATTTCCTGCTTAAGaagttggatttggaatgaaacaTCTATATGCTTTCTAAAGGGGCTTTTCATTTCAGTGGTCAAACCAGTGGCCAAAAGGGTGGAAATAGATTTTAAAAAGGAAAGACTGTCATAGGAGTGTGAAGAGAAACAGGAAAGAAAATTAGCTGCAATACCTTATCTCTGGAGAGCTCTTCACTTGTTTTGGACTAGGTTTCTTTAACTTTGACCCTGTGCTGTTGGACACATTGGTAACTTTGTGAACATTGGGTTGCCAAAGAAAATCCTGCTCAGAAGAATCACTGGTTGTAGCTTCTAACTCATCAGAATCATCTGTAACCATCTGATTTCTACTGTTCTGTTTATGATAAAACATGTCGGGTAGCTGTCTACTTTCTTCTTCCCATGATCCTAGCGTGTTATCTCTTCTTCCACCTTCTTGCTTAATAACCATAACCTTGTCCACCCAATCACGTTCTTTCTCATCATCCTTCAGACCAGGACTTCCAACAGGTAGCCAAGGAGGCGAGTTCATTAGTAAGTCCTGGAGATCTAAGCTTTTCCTTTTTGGCTTTGATGCACAGTTATTCATAATCTGCAGATAGGATTGCAAATTGTCAAGCCTCAATTCCAATGTCATCAACTGGCATTGATTAGAAATGTGTATAAATAAAAGTAATCTTCTAATCCTCTGAGAAATTCTTCAAGTCTCTTAAATTTGCCATCACTTTAAGAACCTGTCTGGGGTGGTTTCGAAGCTGTGTTGCCTTTGCAAGTTATTGTTCGATTTGCAGCTTCTGGAACAAAGAATGAAACAGAAAGACAGAGAAGGGCCGAGGATGACAGGGGTCACATTTGGAAAAGGataaagggaaaaggaaaacaatGACTGAGTAGATGTGAGCAAACACATTAAACCATGTACCAGCAGACAACTCCTGCAGCAGACTAAGTGCATTGCTTcaccaaaaataaaacattttttgaAGAACTATTTTtaaagacaaaagaaaaaagaaaaagaaagtagtGCAGAAACTGCATATACAAAGACTATCAGTTTTGACCCTGACAACACTCCTCCTCCCCCTGCAGGGAAAAAAAATGGCAACTTGTTCCAGGATGAATAACCAATAACTTGAAAAAAATTCAAGCAGCCCAGTAATCCAAAATATTGAcaataaggaaaaaaattttcagttcatACCTCTAGGTTATCCATGTCTTCTATCTGTTGCTTATGATCACCAGAGATACTTGAACTTTGCCAACTAGAGCGTGAAGGTGAAGATCCAGCTGAAGACTTCAACCTGAATCTCTCTGGACTGCTAGATCCTGAGTACTGAAGGCGCACTGGTTCTCCTTCCTTTCTTGCTAAAGCCGCCTTGAGGCTAGCAATCTGAAGAAAAAAAGCATAATGGAAATTTTCTTTTGGCgagaaactaaaaatgaaaACCACAAGAAGGTGACTGCCACTTATAAGAGAAGAATGAAAGCAGTGGTAGCTCTATGCAAGTTTtatgaatgaaatgaaacagTGGTAGCTCTGAGCAAGTTGTATGAGTGAAATAATGATAGAACTTCCTCTGATCTTTTGTTAAAAAGGCTGAGAGGACTAACGAGGGAGTTGGTTTAGAAGGACTCAAAGAAGTTAGAATGAAGACCTGTTCTTTTAGCTCCTTCACATCAGAATTTTCTTTGTTTGCTCGAGCAGCACCAAGCTCAACAGAAGAAACCCGTTCTGCAAACTTAAGAGTGCTGATCGTTTCTCCAATAGCATCATGCTCAGGGGCGATGTGAACAAACATTAATGTCTTTGCTTGCCctcctgaaaattttgaaggcCAATAGCTATATTTATGcaaggaaaaataaaacaaCCGCTTTATGGGAAAAAACTAGAATACCACAGAATTACCAAGTGAATCTTGCAGCAACTGTGTGAGTTTGCTGTTCCTGTAGGGAACATGGGAATTCTTTTGGGCGAGAGAAGAAATCACATCACCTAGTGCTGAAAGCGACTTATTGATGTGTTGAGCCTCTTTCAATCGTTCACCCACTGCCTCAGTTTTGTCAACTCTTTCACTTCCTGCCAGGTCAACAAGATGCATGCAACCACGAAGGAGTGCACCAGACGACAAGTTTTTTCCTTGAACATGAACCGTGAGACAACTGCAAAATTAAGCCGATGCAAGATAAAGATGCAGACCAGGATAGCTGAAGACTCCCAAACTCAATGTATCaattgatttcttgctccaCAAACATAGATAAAGCATTAAATCTCTtcctttttaattaattaccacACATAAAAGAAACACAGAGCACATTGCATGAACCTCCACATCCAACAGGATAAACAAAGGACTGTGTTGAATGATCAATAATTTAAGTCTATACCTGTGAGAACGACTACTGCGATCATTCATAGCTGTGGAACCAACTGCACGATTTTTCTGTCCAAGGTTCATCAGACTAATGACACCAGAAGTTGATTTTACCGGCACAAGATTTGCATCTGGAACATTTAGACCATTTTGCGAACTGTTTCGAATTTCTAATGTTTGTAGGAGTTAAGGACACAAGTACAATATCAGTAAAACTTAtgttgataataataataatagttgAAGACACCAGCATGTAATAGAAAGGATATCTTTTGTTAACACCATCAGCCACTAGAAGATCCCTGACTTGCTCATTGTAAATTTCAATCATCTGAACTGAGATATCATAGGAAATCGTATCTTTTCTTTGATCTGAGATCATAAATAAATCACTCAATGCCCGGTAGTTCACCCCCATGGTTTTCTCTGTAATAACGTCAGGTCCGGTCTGTTCAAAACCAAATAAGTAGCGTTTATCAAATTATAGGAAAAGAATGTGCTAGATGGATGCATTAAATGCCTGAACTTTCAAGCACAGTAACCATAGAAAGTCTAACCATCGTATGAGTTTTCCCAGATCCTGTTTGACCGTAAGCAAATATGCATACATTATAACCATCAAGGACAGATCGTATCAGAGGTTGAGTGTCTGCAAATACTTCCGCTGCATATTGTTTATATATCCacagaaaatgaaagaaagaattAGTGCTAAAAAATGGTTATAAACAGGATCTGTAAAGAATGTAAATTTGGAAACCTAGTGACCTTGGCTTGCAGATGGACCAAAAGCCTTGTTGAAAGTGAATGATTTCCTCCCTTCTTTTCCATATTTGGAAGGGGTAATTATTGTAATACTACCATCATCTATGTGGTCCACAGAGCTCAGTTCATTAGATTGCCCTTTTACAGGTCTCACTCGACAATAAACCCTAATATTTCCTGTACAGAAATGAAATCATTGTATGGTATAGAGAAGTATTGCCATGAAGCATATAACTTCAACCAGATATTAAAATGATTACCTTTGAGGTCCTGCACTTGATTGTATAGCTTCCTATTTTCTTCAAGAACTCTCTGATATCCTGAAGCAGCATGGGCTAGGCTGCGCAAGTGCGTCCCTGGAAAGGAAAATGGTGCAGTGACTTATAGTTTCTTTTCTCAATCTCTATCGACAAATATCTACCAGCAGGAAACGGACCATGTACCTAGGTTGCTAACTTCCTCATTATACTTCATTTGCAGAAGGTTTAGGTCTGCTTTTGTAGATTGGATGGTAGACTTCAATAcctatttaaaatcaaaatcatcATGCTAAGCACCTTTAACTCACAAGCAATTAAGTATTTCAGAATTCAGTCATGCAGCAGCACACCTGAATCTCTGTATGCTGCTTCTCAACCAACTTCAGTTGCCTCACCAGTGTCTGTTTAGGCTGTTTCTGGTTGTCTGATATTCCATCATCAGTGTCTTTTTTGTCGCAGCATTTTTTGTGTAGTATTTCAGGAGGTGTCCTAGTTTCCATCTTAACCATTAAAACAGAAACAAACACATGATCCATCTTAGATAAGATCCATAAAAATTCAGTTCTAGATGAGTTAGATAACCTACAATTAGATTTATCTTATAAAATTCCAATTGAATTTGTGGAAATATGATAAAAATTGGATACCTCCATAGGAGATGGTATCATTGGAGATTCATAAGAACCTGAAACAGCCTTATCTCTTAAAGATGCTTGTATCTGCTAAACCACAAAAGACTCAAACCTATCAATATTTATTTCACTAGATAACAGAAGATCAATTATAACAACTTACAGAAATAAGAAAATGTCAACAAGTCATCAAAAAATTTGTTAGGCAATATAATTGTCATCTACAGTGGAAATAAGATGAGATTGGGATAAAAATTGGATACCTCCATAGGAGATGGTATCATTGGAGATTCATAAGAACCTGAAACAGCCTTTTCTCTTAAAGATGCTTGTATCTGCTAAACCACAAAAGACTCAAACCTATCAATATTTATTTGACTAGATAACAGAAGATCAATTATAACAAGTTACAGAAATAAGAAAATATCAACAAGtcatcaaaaaaatttttaggcAATATAATTGTCATCTACAGTGGAAATAAGAAGAGAGGTTCAGCTAACCTGGCCATTTTGGGTTGCTAAGCGGTGCTCAAATTCCTCCATAACTTTGCTTAGCATGTTCTCCACAACCTGTAACAAATGGAGGAAATCTTCAATCTCAAAAAGCGCACTTGGCAAGTAAAATCTACCTTACCTAAAGATGCAAGGGAGAAATTCTTCACAATGTCAATGTGCTTTTAAAGTGGACTCTGTGACACAGGAAAGGTAATCCGGCACAAAGGATATTTATACTACAAACTCATTAAAAATTGACATAAGATATGACCATGTCAAGGATCAAAGCAATTGATGCTAGTCTATTAGGTTACAGCCGCATCATCTTCATCTGGATCTGTGAGAATTCTCCTCTCAGGCATGGGATCTAAGAGGAGTGATTCACATCCTCAAATAACAAAAGCTAGAAAGAATATATGACATGCTAACATCTCATAAAATCATTTTGTCAGAAAAATgctatttttgcatttttttcaagTGTGCTTGTCTCATAAAATTATATTAGAAAAGCAGACTAGTTAACAATGATGACTGAATGCTCAGACAGGCAAAGCAAGGCCGTCCTGATCAACCTATCAGATGAAAACCCTTTGCTAAAAAATTAGATGATAGCAATAAATAAGATTTAAAATGACTTACAATTGGGATATCTTCCTGCTTCTTATCCAAAAGAAGTTCACGGACAAGCATGTTTAGAGATGGAGTTTTAcactgaaaatgaaaatgcagaAGAAGATTTACATGCTATCGGTATAACATAGTGAAAATTACATTTGCAACTTGGTAAACTAACTTACCATTTCACTGTTTTCCAATCCTAGATCACTGAATGATAACTGCTCGCTCAATGACCTATCAAGGGTTTTGTCACTCATGGACGAAGTCCTTGATACGGAATTCATGAATGGTTCTGAATTTCTCAGTACAAATTGCTTTCCAGATGGGGCAGCTTTGACATTTCCAAATTTCCACGATCCATTTGCACCTCCTTGTTTCCAATCACTATATGACTTCAGTGCTAGTACACAATTCACCACTCTTGAGGCTTTCCCTCCCTAAGTATTGAACACATGGGAAAATTTGTCATGGAAGACCAAGCAAATGACGGATTTTGCAGCATATAATTGTGAAATTGCAATTCATGTGAGCATTTTGCATCAAATTGGAGAAATTGATTATCTCCTACGTGTATTTTGAGAAGTAGTAGCCTGCAACTGCAAAGATGACCCACATACCTGTTCCAAATCAGAGGCTTCAAATGTAGGAAGCCCCATCTCCTCTATAGCTACAAGAAAGTTCCTCACATTTTCAAAGTACTGGTATGCTGAAAGTGCAGCCCCATCAGGCACATTAACAGAATCACAAGGCATTTCAACTACCTAATAGCCAAagagaaaagtaaaaaattcaTCAACACATTGAACCACCAAACAAAAAATAACACCGTACCAAATTAAAAAGCTCAATTAATCCTACTTTTTGGACTGCACCAGGCTGAACCTTGTTTAGAACATTGCAAAGTATTATCCCACTTCGCAATCCGAGTCTAAAATCTTCTTCTGAAGGCTCTGCCGGCAAATCTTTGCCCCCAACAACTCCAACTGCCTTCCTCAACCATCCAGCTGCTTCATATCTTCTCAACGCTACAACACCATTATACATCCTCAGGTAACAAACACACAAAAAACAGAAACCATGCACAATACGATGAATCCACAAACCAATGTCCACCCCACCCCAATTAGCTATGATAACATGGACAATGCTGAAACACAAGTATTCGACTGAAATCTTTTGTACATGTGAAAGAAAGTAAGCTGATTCGGGTAGGTGAATGTTACACTTACGATCACATAAATACACCTCATACATGGAAAGAATGCATTACAACCCACAAGAATAGAATCGCGTCATTTTTAAGAAGATTAAAATATGGATAGGATAAACACAAAGAGACGGAGATTAATGAACAAAAATAGAGTGCAGAATACAATAAAGACatgaattttgaaaatgatcatACAAGCTTCCTCAGCCTTTCTTGAAGCCAAATCAATGTCATTAAGCCTCTTTCCATGCTGATGAAGAACGTTCTCCACCATTGACGCCACAGAAAAATCCAGTAATTCCTCTGTAGCCATTGTTCAATTGCAGCAAGAAAAACTTGATCCTTGATCAAAAACCTCAAGAACAATTCAAGAATCCTAAACTTTCATCATCCCAAATCTCCAAAACGGCCACAATGCATGCCTATATCACTTTCCAGTTTGAATCTTTTATACTTATACGTCAAAGAAAAACAGAGGCTTGTCAAGGGAAGAAGATGAATGTTCAGAGGAAAATGAAGGGCCAGTTATAGCAACgcaggagagagagagagaaaaagaaaaaccggGATGTGttctttttctccctttctttctttcttttgccttttttttcctttttttttctttgagttGTATTTGAAAATTGGTCTTTTTTGAAACTGTAGAATAGTTAATACTCTTTGTCCTCTACATTGCTTGGGAGGGGACTGTTGGGGGAcgatccttttctttttattttcttgttatACTTTTGTGTTTAGATGCAGAGAAAGGTGGCGGAGGGAAGAAGGGAGGAAGGCAAATGGGGAGTAAACCAGAAGGCCGAGGCAGTTTCCTAGCCTTGTGGTTCGGGCTCCTGATGGTTTATATTCCACCCGTTTTGGAGAGAGAAATGTCACCCATATTTTAGAGGGAGTATTTCACTAACCAgaacttttttcatttttatttgggATATCTTTGTTCCCATTTTGccctttgttctttttttttaaccttttacttttcttttaagTTTCTCATACTAATCTTATGTAGCATTATAAAATTTACTTCTTTATTAGTGCATTATAATTAGATTTGGGTT contains:
- the LOC113760255 gene encoding kinesin-like protein KIN-14F, encoding MATEELLDFSVASMVENVLHQHGKRLNDIDLASRKAEEASLRRYEAAGWLRKAVGVVGGKDLPAEPSEEDFRLGLRSGIILCNVLNKVQPGAVQKVVEMPCDSVNVPDGAALSAYQYFENVRNFLVAIEEMGLPTFEASDLEQGGKASRVVNCVLALKSYSDWKQGGANGSWKFGNVKAAPSGKQFVLRNSEPFMNSVSRTSSMSDKTLDRSLSEQLSFSDLGLENSEMCKTPSLNMLVRELLLDKKQEDIPIVVENMLSKVMEEFEHRLATQNGQIQASLREKAVSGSYESPMIPSPMEIQASLRDKAVSGSYESPMIPSPMEMDHVFVSVLMVKMETRTPPEILHKKCCDKKDTDDGISDNQKQPKQTLVRQLKLVEKQHTEIQVLKSTIQSTKADLNLLQMKYNEEVSNLGTHLRSLAHAASGYQRVLEENRKLYNQVQDLKGNIRVYCRVRPVKGQSNELSSVDHIDDGSITIITPSKYGKEGRKSFTFNKAFGPSASQAEVFADTQPLIRSVLDGYNVCIFAYGQTGSGKTHTMTGPDVITEKTMGVNYRALSDLFMISDQRKDTISYDISVQMIEIYNEQVRDLLVADEIRNSSQNGLNVPDANLVPVKSTSGVISLMNLGQKNRAVGSTAMNDRSSRSHSCLTVHVQGKNLSSGALLRGCMHLVDLAGSERVDKTEAVGERLKEAQHINKSLSALGDVISSLAQKNSHVPYRNSKLTQLLQDSLGGQAKTLMFVHIAPEHDAIGETISTLKFAERVSSVELGAARANKENSDVKELKEQIASLKAALARKEGEPVRLQYSGSSSPERFRLKSSAGSSPSRSSWQSSSISGDHKQQIEDMDNLEIMNNCASKPKRKSLDLQDLLMNSPPWLPVGSPGLKDDEKERDWVDKVMVIKQEGGRRDNTLGSWEEESRQLPDMFYHKQNSRNQMVTDDSDELEATTSDSSEQDFLWQPNVHKVTNVSNSTGSKLKKPSPKQVKSSPEIRSLIPAPPSRRLSNGINSPITKAGKQALSSEAKRKAGNSK